In Bradyrhizobium sp. CCBAU 051011, the following are encoded in one genomic region:
- a CDS encoding HigA family addiction module antitoxin, which yields MAKKLPPIHPGEILREEFLVPLKLTSYAVAAALHVPRTRIERIAREEKPITADTALRLGKFFKTGAAFWMNIQARYDLETAEDVLAPQIKKIASYEAA from the coding sequence ATGGCAAAGAAACTTCCCCCGATTCACCCCGGCGAAATCTTGCGAGAAGAGTTTCTCGTTCCGCTTAAGCTGACATCCTACGCCGTCGCAGCGGCGCTGCACGTGCCGCGCACCCGGATCGAACGCATCGCGCGCGAAGAGAAGCCCATTACGGCCGACACCGCGCTGAGGCTCGGCAAGTTCTTCAAGACCGGCGCTGCGTTCTGGATGAACATTCAGGCGCGCTACGACCTCGAAACGGCCGAAGACGTGCTCGCACCGCAAATCAAAAAGATTGCGTCCTACGAGGCAGCGTGA
- a CDS encoding tetratricopeptide repeat protein, which yields MLWRCFFLALAFLPALAPPARAADKAWEDCGQTADQDRKIAGCTTVLARGAAESETNRANAYVNRGYAYSRRDYDRAIRDYDEAIRLDPKAVRAYNARGRAYHMKGDYDCAIADLDEAIRLHPRYALAYEGRGKIYHSKGDYDCAIRDFDEAISLDPKFADAYSNRGNAYSSKGDDDRAIRDHDEAIRLDPNFADAYFNRGLAYTSKRDNDRAIKDYSEALRLDPKNASTYLHRGGAWFFKGDNDRAIKEYDEAIRLDPKYALAYEIRGRAYETKGDPARAKKDYDEAALIRRGAKQAAPTPLDISGTASSEKVDYDLVLKDFDEAIRRDPKDAIAYYSRGSAHAQKGDHDRAIQDFDKAIRLEPKIPFAYFERGNAHKGKGDNDRAIKDYSEAIRLDPKYAAAHHNRGITYFHKGDKDRAMKDLDEAIRLDPKDAMTYYSRGSAYTNMRDNDRAIRDFDEAIRLDSKYVAAYYNRGNAHRDKGNNDRAIDDYSEAIRLDPKYVVAYVNRGAVYSYKGDNDRAIQEFDAAIRLDPKDAAAYYNRGSLYSSKGDSDRAIKDFDEAIRLDPKYVVANYNRGYAYSNKGDNDRAINDYSEAIRLDPKNSRSYGRRGDAYRGKSDFERAVKDYAKAIELVGKPEKSHWNYWLLRGVSYERLGKWPQAEADFLKAMELDPDQPSVLNQLGFNWVDRNLKLKEGLALLEKAVKLKPDDGNLLDSLGWAHYRLGDYQEAIKLMERAATLEPKSSETRDHLGDAYWRTGRQDEARQSWEQALSLKPDPTEAEKIKGKIARGLEK from the coding sequence ATGCTCTGGCGCTGCTTTTTCCTGGCTCTGGCGTTCCTGCCCGCGCTCGCCCCGCCGGCTCGCGCGGCGGACAAGGCGTGGGAGGACTGCGGTCAGACCGCCGATCAGGATCGCAAGATCGCCGGATGCACGACGGTGTTGGCGCGCGGCGCGGCAGAGAGCGAGACCAACCGCGCCAACGCCTACGTCAATCGCGGCTATGCCTACTCCAGGCGCGACTACGACCGCGCCATCAGGGATTACGACGAGGCGATCCGCCTCGATCCGAAAGCCGTGCGTGCCTACAACGCGCGCGGCCGTGCGTACCACATGAAGGGCGACTACGATTGCGCCATCGCGGATCTGGACGAGGCGATCCGGCTCCATCCACGCTACGCGCTTGCGTATGAGGGCCGCGGCAAGATCTACCACAGCAAGGGCGATTACGACTGCGCCATCAGGGATTTCGACGAAGCGATCAGCCTCGATCCGAAATTTGCGGACGCCTATAGCAATCGCGGCAATGCCTACTCCAGCAAGGGCGACGACGATCGCGCCATCAGGGATCATGATGAGGCAATCCGCCTCGACCCGAATTTTGCGGACGCCTATTTCAATCGCGGGCTAGCCTACACCAGCAAGCGCGATAACGACCGCGCCATCAAGGATTACAGCGAGGCGCTCCGCCTCGATCCGAAAAATGCGAGCACCTATTTGCATCGTGGCGGTGCCTGGTTCTTCAAAGGCGATAACGACCGCGCCATCAAGGAGTACGACGAGGCGATCCGGCTCGATCCGAAATATGCGCTGGCCTATGAGATTCGCGGGCGGGCCTATGAAACCAAGGGAGACCCCGCTCGGGCGAAGAAGGATTACGACGAGGCGGCGCTGATACGGCGGGGTGCGAAACAAGCCGCGCCAACGCCTCTTGACATCAGCGGGACGGCCTCTTCCGAAAAGGTCGATTACGACCTCGTCCTCAAGGATTTCGACGAGGCAATCCGCCGCGATCCGAAAGATGCGATAGCCTATTACAGTCGTGGCAGCGCCCACGCCCAAAAGGGCGATCACGACCGCGCCATCCAGGATTTCGACAAGGCAATTCGCCTCGAGCCAAAAATTCCGTTTGCCTATTTCGAACGCGGCAATGCCCATAAAGGCAAGGGCGATAACGACCGCGCGATCAAGGATTACAGCGAGGCGATCCGCCTCGACCCGAAATACGCGGCTGCCCACCACAACCGTGGAATTACTTACTTCCACAAAGGCGATAAAGACCGCGCCATGAAGGATCTCGATGAGGCGATCCGCCTCGATCCGAAAGATGCGATGACCTATTACAGCCGCGGCAGCGCTTACACCAACATGCGCGATAACGACCGCGCCATCAGGGATTTCGACGAGGCAATCCGCCTCGATTCAAAATATGTGGCTGCCTATTACAATCGCGGCAATGCCCACAGGGACAAGGGAAATAACGACCGCGCCATCGACGATTACAGCGAGGCGATCCGCCTCGACCCGAAATATGTGGTTGCCTATGTCAATCGCGGGGCTGTTTACTCCTACAAGGGCGACAATGATCGCGCCATCCAGGAGTTCGACGCGGCGATACGACTCGATCCGAAAGATGCGGCGGCTTATTACAATCGCGGCAGCCTCTATTCCAGCAAGGGTGACAGCGACCGCGCTATCAAGGATTTTGACGAGGCCATCCGCCTCGATCCGAAATACGTGGTTGCCAACTACAATCGCGGCTACGCCTACTCCAACAAGGGCGATAACGACCGCGCCATCAATGATTACAGCGAGGCAATCCGCCTCGATCCGAAGAATTCGCGGTCGTATGGCCGTCGCGGCGATGCCTACCGTGGCAAAAGCGATTTCGAACGCGCGGTCAAGGATTACGCCAAGGCGATCGAGCTGGTCGGCAAACCGGAGAAGTCGCACTGGAATTACTGGCTCCTTCGCGGCGTGAGCTACGAGCGGCTCGGCAAATGGCCTCAGGCCGAGGCGGACTTTCTTAAGGCGATGGAGCTCGATCCCGATCAGCCCTCGGTTCTCAATCAGCTCGGCTTCAACTGGGTCGACCGTAATCTCAAGCTGAAGGAAGGCCTGGCGTTGCTCGAGAAGGCCGTCAAGCTCAAACCGGACGACGGCAATTTGCTCGACAGTCTTGGCTGGGCGCACTACCGGCTCGGCGACTATCAGGAGGCGATCAAGCTGATGGAGCGCGCGGCCACTCTCGAACCAAAGAGCAGCGAAACAAGGGACCATCTCGGCGATGCGTACTGGCGGACGGGACGCCAGGACGAGGCGCGTCAATCCTGGGAGCAGGCATTGTCGCTCAAGCCCGACCCAACTGAGGCGGAGAAGATCAAGGGCAAGATTGCCCGAGGGCTGGAAAAATAA
- a CDS encoding DMT family transporter, translating to MSAIQIVCAVVVPLLWGYQFVAIKVGVTEFPPLFFLALRFLAIALLLVPFVKRPARQQFGPIAAISIFLGGLNFGLFYVGLGLGSGSMSAVAYQLATPFTVLLAWPLLAERPSLTTSAGVVIAFIGVVVLAAEPGLSANALPLLLVVGAAFAFAVSNVLTKRYGPFDPLMLMGWSSLLTVPQVMLMSLLLEHGQLASLVTADERGWLALAYTIFIGGIVGFGLWFWLIGRCSMGRVAPFGLLLPVFALISSVLFLGDRITPKLIAGGLIAISGVAITQARPSARPI from the coding sequence ATGTCTGCCATTCAGATCGTCTGCGCGGTGGTTGTCCCCCTGCTCTGGGGTTATCAGTTCGTGGCCATCAAGGTGGGCGTGACGGAGTTTCCACCGCTCTTCTTCCTCGCACTGCGCTTCCTGGCCATCGCGCTGCTGCTTGTTCCGTTCGTCAAAAGGCCTGCGCGTCAACAGTTCGGCCCTATCGCAGCTATTTCGATTTTCCTTGGTGGACTGAACTTCGGGCTCTTCTATGTTGGCCTTGGGCTCGGCTCGGGAAGCATGTCGGCCGTCGCCTATCAACTCGCCACGCCCTTCACCGTCCTGCTGGCCTGGCCGCTGCTCGCGGAGAGGCCGTCTCTCACCACGTCCGCCGGCGTGGTGATTGCATTCATAGGCGTGGTCGTGCTGGCAGCGGAGCCTGGCCTGTCGGCAAACGCGCTTCCGCTGCTGCTTGTGGTCGGGGCAGCCTTCGCATTCGCGGTGTCCAACGTCCTGACGAAACGCTACGGCCCGTTTGATCCCCTGATGTTGATGGGGTGGTCGTCGCTGCTCACGGTGCCTCAGGTCATGTTGATGTCGTTGCTCCTTGAGCATGGCCAACTGGCGAGCCTTGTCACGGCGGATGAACGTGGTTGGCTGGCCCTCGCCTACACAATTTTCATCGGAGGGATTGTCGGGTTTGGCCTTTGGTTCTGGCTAATCGGGCGTTGCTCCATGGGCCGCGTCGCCCCCTTCGGTCTGCTGCTTCCGGTATTCGCCTTGATTTCGAGCGTGTTGTTCCTTGGCGACCGCATCACGCCAAAGCTGATTGCCGGGGGGCTAATCGCGATATCAGGCGTCGCCATTACACAGGCCAGACCAAGCGCTCGACCAATTTGA
- a CDS encoding TetR/AcrR family transcriptional regulator: MSRQTPVQLPRGRPRSFDVEAAVERAMGVFWSRGYHATALPDLLRATKLSRGSLYAAFGDKHSLFLRALDRYIADALTRMDIELDRRREPVDGLRAYLAGYVDRTTGAKGRRGCLLVATAMELAGQDAEVGRRVASFFKAMEARLVDALSRAKTAGKLADGVEPSSAARILVCFVEGLRVVGKTAPTRITSQATADALLDRFIR; the protein is encoded by the coding sequence ATGAGCCGCCAAACCCCAGTGCAGTTGCCCCGTGGCCGCCCCCGAAGTTTCGACGTGGAAGCCGCTGTCGAACGCGCGATGGGTGTGTTCTGGTCGCGGGGCTATCACGCCACGGCGCTCCCGGACCTTCTTCGCGCGACGAAGCTCTCGCGCGGCAGCCTTTACGCCGCTTTCGGCGACAAGCACTCGCTCTTCCTGCGGGCGCTTGATCGCTACATTGCCGATGCGCTGACACGGATGGATATCGAACTCGACCGCCGCAGGGAGCCGGTCGACGGCCTGCGGGCCTACCTTGCCGGCTACGTCGACCGCACGACCGGTGCCAAAGGTCGGCGCGGATGCCTGCTGGTGGCGACAGCCATGGAACTGGCTGGCCAGGATGCCGAAGTCGGTCGTCGCGTCGCGAGCTTTTTCAAAGCTATGGAGGCCCGACTGGTGGATGCGCTTTCCCGTGCGAAGACGGCGGGCAAGCTGGCCGATGGCGTTGAGCCTTCAAGTGCCGCCCGAATTCTCGTCTGTTTCGTCGAGGGGCTGCGCGTGGTCGGCAAAACGGCGCCGACACGGATCACATCGCAAGCCACCGCCGACGCGCTTCTCGACCGCTTCATCAGGTAA
- a CDS encoding peroxidase family protein: MQLIRSDLDFILAQIRFAETGAPLEDPSLPFGLRTVDGTDNSVVPGQSDFGAADRVFPRMTDPVFRDADLGTSYSQTKDTVIDAQPRIISNLIADQNASSNPAAAAVDSDGDGVIPNVNPDGAAPFNQWFTLFGQFFDHGLDLVNKGDSGTVFIPLQPDDPLYVEGSPTNFMVLTRATNLAGADGKLGTSDDVHEHTNQTTPFIDQNQTYTSHPSHQVFLREYALDANGNPVATGRLLEGADGGLATWADVKAQAKALLGIDLTDADVTNIPLLATDSYGRFLPGANGYAQLVMPGPDGIAGTPDDVLTEGDPANPVSTTDAIRTGHAFLNDIAHDAVPTDKVADGDTEVSLANLDGSDTSGNYDNELLDAHYITGDGRGNENIGLTAVHHVFHAEHNRLIGHLKEVILAEADNDPAFVSQWLKPGANISDGIQDSEWNGEYLFQASRFATEMQYQHLVFEDFARSIQPNIDEFEAHDVTIDPAIVAEFAHTVYRFGHSLLRETVDRIDADGNVVDANAAVAGDQQLSLIDAFLNPLAYAERGADGEAAAEIVRGATSEVANSVDEFVTDALRNNLLGLPLDLATINLARGRDTGVAPLNSVREQFYEKTGDADLKPYASWAEFGSGIKHPESLVNFIAAYGVHPLLAAAATVAEKRAAAVTIVYGTADDPATAADETTGPDTDFLNGSGAFAGVETGLNNVDLWIGGLAEKPLASGGLLGSTFNFVFETQMENLQNGDRFYYLSRLEGTNFLNQLEGTSFSELVMRNTGTTHLPFDVFSAPTYTIEAGDPSTHPVDAAGNTLVTTNHGGKLKFLGDDHVVIGGTGRTDRILSGAGDDTLWGDGGNDVLDGALGNDAVIGGDGNDRLAGGEGDDFVNGAAGNDKVSGGAGSDLLVGLEGRDRIEAGDGDDEVFGGLGNDQILGGAGNDELLGNEGDDWIKGGQGDDHLIGDNGNPFGEPLADTDTALFSGKAKNYTITHNADGSITVTDKVDADGTDTLQNIERLQFADRMILADGTTTPHGGHGFGWWGEFRDSVTSGQAPATGTSAGAPASQGSATAHANGATASSTTSSLASHSFALLNQYMAGSSGRVDPGQDVAAVPNGAIRGQDSFLTRPQQ; this comes from the coding sequence ATGCAACTCATTCGATCAGACCTCGATTTCATTCTCGCGCAAATTCGTTTCGCCGAAACCGGCGCTCCTTTGGAGGACCCTTCCCTTCCGTTTGGGCTGCGGACGGTTGACGGCACTGATAACAGCGTAGTGCCGGGCCAGTCGGACTTCGGCGCCGCGGATCGGGTGTTCCCGCGAATGACCGATCCTGTGTTCCGCGACGCGGATCTCGGGACGTCCTACTCCCAGACCAAAGATACAGTGATCGACGCCCAGCCGCGGATCATCAGCAATCTGATTGCCGACCAGAACGCGAGCAGCAATCCAGCGGCCGCCGCAGTCGACAGCGATGGCGACGGGGTTATTCCGAACGTGAACCCTGATGGCGCGGCGCCGTTCAATCAGTGGTTCACGTTGTTCGGCCAGTTCTTCGACCATGGCCTGGATCTGGTGAACAAGGGCGACAGCGGGACAGTGTTTATCCCGCTGCAGCCGGACGACCCTCTCTACGTCGAAGGCAGCCCGACCAATTTCATGGTGTTGACGCGTGCGACCAACTTGGCCGGCGCAGACGGGAAGCTAGGGACTTCGGACGATGTCCACGAGCACACCAACCAGACGACGCCGTTCATCGACCAGAACCAGACGTACACGTCGCATCCGTCGCACCAGGTTTTTCTGCGCGAGTACGCGCTTGACGCCAACGGTAATCCGGTGGCTACGGGGCGTCTGCTCGAAGGCGCCGATGGCGGCCTGGCAACATGGGCTGACGTCAAGGCGCAAGCGAAGGCGCTGCTCGGCATCGACCTGACCGATGCCGATGTGACCAACATTCCCTTGCTGGCAACCGACTCCTACGGGCGCTTCCTGCCCGGAGCCAATGGATACGCCCAACTGGTGATGCCCGGCCCTGACGGCATTGCGGGCACGCCCGACGACGTCCTGACAGAAGGCGACCCCGCCAATCCCGTCAGCACCACCGACGCGATCCGTACCGGACACGCCTTTCTGAACGACATTGCCCATGATGCCGTTCCGACCGACAAGGTCGCGGACGGCGACACGGAGGTCAGCCTCGCGAACCTTGACGGATCGGATACGAGCGGCAACTACGACAATGAGCTGCTAGATGCCCACTACATCACCGGCGACGGACGCGGGAATGAGAATATCGGCCTGACCGCTGTTCATCACGTTTTCCACGCGGAACACAACCGGCTGATCGGGCACCTGAAGGAGGTGATCCTGGCCGAAGCGGACAATGATCCAGCATTCGTGAGCCAGTGGCTGAAGCCGGGAGCGAATATATCCGACGGCATCCAGGACAGTGAGTGGAATGGCGAGTACCTATTCCAGGCCAGCCGATTTGCGACCGAGATGCAATACCAGCATCTTGTCTTCGAGGACTTTGCACGCAGCATCCAGCCGAACATCGATGAATTCGAGGCGCACGACGTCACCATCGATCCCGCGATCGTGGCCGAGTTCGCGCACACGGTCTATCGGTTCGGGCACTCGCTGCTGCGCGAGACTGTCGACCGTATCGATGCCGACGGCAACGTGGTCGACGCCAATGCCGCGGTGGCGGGCGATCAGCAGCTCAGCCTGATTGACGCCTTCCTCAACCCGCTCGCCTATGCGGAGCGTGGCGCCGACGGCGAGGCTGCAGCGGAGATCGTGCGCGGAGCAACAAGCGAGGTCGCCAACAGCGTCGACGAATTCGTAACCGATGCGCTGCGCAACAATCTTCTCGGTTTGCCTCTGGATCTTGCGACAATCAACCTCGCGCGCGGCCGTGACACCGGCGTGGCACCGCTCAACAGTGTCCGCGAGCAGTTCTACGAAAAAACCGGAGATGCCGATCTCAAGCCCTATGCGAGCTGGGCGGAATTCGGCAGCGGCATCAAGCACCCGGAGTCTCTCGTCAACTTCATTGCAGCGTACGGCGTTCATCCATTGCTCGCTGCTGCCGCCACGGTGGCGGAGAAGCGCGCCGCTGCCGTCACGATCGTCTATGGGACGGCGGATGACCCGGCCACGGCGGCAGACGAGACCACTGGCCCGGACACTGATTTTCTCAACGGCTCCGGCGCCTTCGCCGGTGTCGAGACGGGTCTCAATAACGTTGACCTGTGGATCGGCGGCCTGGCGGAGAAGCCGCTGGCGTCGGGCGGGCTGCTGGGCTCGACCTTCAACTTCGTGTTCGAGACCCAGATGGAGAATCTGCAGAATGGCGACCGCTTTTACTACCTGTCGCGGCTGGAAGGCACCAATTTCCTGAATCAGCTCGAGGGCACCTCGTTCTCCGAGCTGGTGATGCGCAACACCGGTACCACTCACCTTCCCTTCGACGTCTTCTCGGCGCCCACCTACACGATCGAAGCCGGCGACCCGTCAACCCATCCGGTCGACGCTGCCGGAAATACATTGGTGACGACCAACCATGGAGGCAAGCTGAAGTTTCTTGGCGACGATCACGTCGTGATCGGCGGCACCGGCCGGACGGACAGGATTCTGTCCGGCGCCGGGGACGATACGCTCTGGGGCGACGGCGGCAACGATGTCCTCGACGGCGCGCTCGGCAACGATGCCGTGATCGGTGGCGACGGCAACGATCGCCTGGCGGGCGGCGAAGGTGACGACTTCGTCAACGGCGCCGCCGGAAATGACAAGGTATCGGGCGGCGCAGGCTCCGATCTGCTCGTCGGCCTGGAGGGTCGCGACCGCATCGAGGCCGGCGATGGCGACGACGAGGTCTTCGGGGGCCTCGGCAATGACCAGATCCTTGGCGGCGCCGGCAACGACGAGCTGCTGGGGAACGAGGGCGATGACTGGATCAAGGGAGGCCAAGGCGACGACCACCTGATCGGCGATAACGGCAATCCGTTCGGCGAGCCGCTGGCGGACACGGACACGGCCCTGTTCTCGGGCAAGGCAAAGAACTACACGATCACGCATAATGCCGATGGGTCAATCACGGTCACCGACAAGGTCGACGCCGACGGCACGGACACGCTGCAGAATATCGAACGCCTGCAATTTGCGGATCGGATGATCTTGGCAGACGGCACGACCACGCCGCACGGTGGCCACGGCTTTGGATGGTGGGGCGAGTTTCGCGACTCCGTCACCAGCGGTCAGGCGCCTGCGACCGGCACGAGCGCGGGGGCGCCGGCAAGTCAGGGTTCTGCTACGGCCCATGCGAACGGCGCGACCGCATCGTCCACCACATCGTCCTTGGCAAGCCACAGCTTTGCGCTGTTGAACCAGTATATGGCCGGCAGCTCCGGCCGGGTCGATCCCGGTCAGGACGTGGCGGCCGTGCCGAATGGCGCCATCCGCGGTCAGGATTCCTTCCTGACGAGACCGCAGCAATGA
- a CDS encoding Twin-arginine translocation pathway signal, with amino-acid sequence MTTVLLNRRNLLAAGGCVLATGVSGLLLPARAQGLAPTASMPGGANNYRGGAAIVDRIGKGGFWMSGTVRRAGDGAPLAGQRIQIWAHTTEGREHEPQSHGATLTDKNGAFRLEMPQIIPIFGQPHGHLAYDSGEFKTVFLRPVMRSAKDTSLEAHFVLQPV; translated from the coding sequence ATGACCACCGTCCTACTCAACCGCCGGAACCTCCTCGCTGCTGGCGGCTGCGTCCTGGCAACCGGGGTTTCCGGGCTCCTGTTGCCCGCTCGCGCGCAAGGCCTTGCGCCGACCGCTTCGATGCCAGGCGGGGCCAACAACTACCGCGGGGGCGCGGCGATCGTGGATCGGATCGGCAAGGGTGGCTTCTGGATGAGTGGCACAGTGCGCCGCGCAGGCGACGGGGCGCCGCTTGCCGGGCAGCGCATCCAGATTTGGGCGCACACGACCGAAGGGCGGGAGCACGAGCCGCAAAGTCATGGAGCCACGCTCACCGACAAGAACGGGGCGTTCCGTCTCGAGATGCCGCAGATTATTCCCATCTTTGGCCAACCGCATGGTCACCTGGCCTATGACAGTGGTGAATTCAAAACCGTCTTTCTGCGTCCCGTGATGCGGAGCGCAAAAGATACCAGCCTGGAGGCGCACTTCGTCCTTCAGCCGGTCTGA
- a CDS encoding ferric reductase-like transmembrane domain-containing protein translates to MTLIWVALATAICVPIAAAGTSPLLAWRDPVYILACFAGIIALGLVLVQPLLIGRYLPGPSAYRGRLIHHWIGGVLVVAVVVHVGGLWITSPPDMIDALLFSSPTPFSPWGVIAMWAIFAVALIAALRRRLGLRAQMWRIVHMPLAIIIVAGSVVHAMLIEGTMETISKAALCALVLAATIKVMADLRVWRKRGTLRGENIARR, encoded by the coding sequence GTGACCCTGATCTGGGTCGCCCTTGCGACAGCCATTTGCGTGCCGATCGCCGCTGCAGGGACGAGCCCGCTGCTGGCATGGCGCGATCCGGTCTACATACTGGCCTGTTTCGCAGGAATCATCGCACTGGGTCTTGTGCTCGTTCAGCCTCTGCTGATTGGCAGATACTTGCCGGGACCGTCGGCCTATCGTGGACGGCTTATACATCACTGGATCGGAGGCGTGCTGGTCGTCGCGGTGGTGGTCCACGTCGGGGGCCTTTGGATCACCAGTCCGCCTGATATGATTGACGCGCTTCTCTTCTCATCGCCGACGCCGTTTTCCCCCTGGGGTGTGATCGCCATGTGGGCAATCTTCGCCGTCGCACTTATAGCTGCACTCCGCCGGCGATTGGGACTGCGAGCGCAAATGTGGCGTATCGTCCATATGCCTCTCGCGATTATCATCGTCGCAGGAAGTGTGGTCCATGCCATGCTGATCGAGGGAACGATGGAGACGATCTCGAAGGCGGCGCTTTGCGCGCTGGTCCTCGCGGCGACCATAAAAGTCATGGCCGATCTACGGGTATGGAGAAAGCGAGGGACGTTGCGCGGAGAGAACATTGCGCGACGGTAA
- a CDS encoding NAD(P)-dependent oxidoreductase, whose product MIDEALKRGIDVTLVARPSSLFENAKVNIVRGELTDSALLREAISGSDAVLSALGPTTLRHPEDLPITRATEAIISAMKQTQVQRLIAVSTGTAADPGDRFDWKIGLPALLIKHMMRSCYNDILGLARVIRASELEWTMVRVAFLKNHPASAHLNVGLYGVSRHSLTVNRENVAKFMFDQITDRRYIHQAPGISTKEV is encoded by the coding sequence TTGATCGATGAGGCTTTGAAACGCGGCATTGACGTCACGCTCGTTGCGCGGCCGAGCAGCCTCTTTGAAAACGCCAAGGTGAATATCGTTCGCGGTGAGCTTACCGATAGTGCTCTTCTGCGAGAAGCCATCAGCGGATCTGACGCCGTCTTGTCGGCGCTTGGGCCGACGACGTTACGGCATCCAGAAGATTTGCCGATTACGAGGGCTACGGAAGCGATTATTTCAGCGATGAAGCAGACGCAGGTGCAACGCCTCATTGCCGTTTCTACCGGCACGGCTGCCGACCCCGGGGATCGATTTGACTGGAAAATCGGGCTCCCCGCGTTGCTAATCAAGCATATGATGCGCAGCTGCTACAATGACATCCTTGGGCTCGCAAGGGTGATACGAGCTTCGGAGTTGGAATGGACAATGGTGCGTGTGGCTTTCTTGAAGAACCATCCCGCCTCCGCTCACCTCAACGTAGGGCTGTATGGCGTTTCCAGACATTCGCTGACCGTCAATCGCGAAAACGTTGCAAAGTTCATGTTCGATCAAATCACTGACCGCCGGTATATCCATCAAGCGCCAGGGATCAGTACGAAAGAAGTTTGA
- a CDS encoding DoxX family protein: MAAIYSYWISTALLSLLYLTSAYMYVTKGDWVRQALAELGYPAYLVPLMIVVKVLGPAAILLRFNVPLSDLAYAGMFYHLLLAFLAHVAVRKPSAALPAAVGLVLLAASFVTQNAAREVPSSYMQAAAF; this comes from the coding sequence ATGGCTGCAATTTACTCTTACTGGATCAGCACGGCGCTTCTGTCCTTGCTGTATCTGACTTCCGCTTACATGTACGTCACCAAAGGAGATTGGGTTCGGCAGGCGCTCGCGGAGCTTGGCTACCCGGCCTACCTCGTGCCGTTGATGATCGTCGTGAAAGTTTTGGGCCCGGCCGCAATTCTGTTGCGCTTCAATGTGCCGCTCAGCGATCTCGCCTATGCGGGTATGTTTTATCACCTGCTGTTGGCCTTCCTGGCGCACGTTGCGGTCCGGAAGCCCAGCGCTGCCCTGCCAGCCGCGGTGGGCCTCGTGCTATTGGCTGCCTCGTTCGTCACGCAAAACGCCGCTCGCGAGGTCCCGTCGTCCTATATGCAGGCGGCAGCGTTCTGA
- a CDS encoding type II toxin-antitoxin system RelE/ParE family toxin: MIRSFKGKFAESILQGRAVPKGFPANLAKVARRKLIMVDAADFLEALNSPPGNRLERLKGDLVGKHSIRINDQWRIVFRWSDAGPEDVEIVDYH; this comes from the coding sequence ATGATTAGGAGCTTCAAGGGGAAGTTCGCCGAGTCGATCCTTCAGGGCCGCGCGGTACCGAAGGGGTTCCCGGCAAACCTCGCCAAAGTAGCGCGCCGAAAACTGATCATGGTGGACGCCGCCGATTTTCTCGAGGCCCTGAACTCGCCTCCCGGTAACCGCCTTGAACGACTCAAGGGCGATCTGGTGGGCAAGCACTCGATCCGCATCAATGATCAATGGCGGATCGTATTTAGATGGAGCGATGCGGGTCCCGAAGACGTGGAAATCGTCGACTATCATTAG
- a CDS encoding helix-turn-helix domain-containing protein, which translates to MENQTMANKEINMHEEMRRAFALLSDKWKLEIMWLLNQRVYRFGELRKAIPGITQHMLTAQLRELEADGLVSRTVFAEVPLRVEYEMTQKARALGPTMEALTAWWIKYGQSVPVKPSARGRKAKGG; encoded by the coding sequence ATGGAAAACCAGACTATGGCCAATAAAGAAATCAACATGCATGAGGAGATGCGGCGCGCGTTCGCATTGCTCTCAGACAAGTGGAAGCTGGAGATCATGTGGCTGCTCAACCAGCGGGTCTACCGCTTCGGGGAGTTGCGAAAGGCGATCCCCGGCATCACCCAGCACATGCTGACCGCACAACTCCGCGAGCTCGAAGCGGACGGTCTGGTCTCGCGTACCGTGTTCGCAGAAGTGCCGCTGCGGGTAGAGTATGAGATGACGCAAAAGGCACGCGCGCTTGGACCCACGATGGAGGCCCTGACGGCCTGGTGGATTAAGTATGGACAGAGCGTGCCGGTAAAGCCGAGCGCGCGCGGCCGCAAAGCCAAGGGCGGCTGA